The sequence CCGTTAGCTCTAGGGATATTGGCTGGAATAGGATCTGGTTTATGCCTGGGTTGGATGGTTCGTAGACGATTTCTTGGATCCTTAAAATCCATGCCCACGGTGCACAACACAGTGACGGAAACCAGCGTCATGGGAGAGAGTGGCAACTACAAAATGGTTCTGGTGGTCCGAAACGACCTGAAGATGGGCAAGGGTAAAGTGGCGGCTCAGTGCTCGCATGCGGCCGTCTCTGCCTACAGGCAGCTCCAGATACGGAATCCCGATCTGCTCAGGCAGTGGGAGTACTGCGGGCAACCCAAAGTGGTCGTCAAGGCACCTGATGAAGACAGCATCATGGGTTTATTAATGCATGCCAAGGAGCTGGGACTGACCATCAGTTTGATCCAGGATGCTGGCCGCACTCAGATAGCGTCTGGGTCACGTACTGTCCTGGGCATTGGACCAGCCTCGGCAGAACTTGTGGACCAAGTTACAGGACACCTGAAACTTTATTGAAATGCATCTGTGCCATGACTGAATGTGCAGTGGGACTGACTCATGGATCTGAAATCTATCACCTGGAGAGTTAGTGACACTCAAGTGTTTCCCAGCAGATAGGCTCCAGAACCCTGAGTCAGTCCATGTTATTTGGGGTTGATGCTGTGCTCTGCGTTCATTCTTTCTGTGCTAACTGGATTGAAGTGATTGTGCCATCATCATCGTTGAACAGCATAATTGACAACAGACAAGTGGGGAGCACTGGTGACTTGACAGCCCTGCAACTTGTGCTCAGTTGGCACTGCTCAGTCACTTCCATTACACTCCAAGAGGTGCAGTGTTCCCTCTAGTTAATCCCTTCATTGGTAAGGGCAGCCAAGCTACTCGCCACTAACAGAGGCTCAAGAATGGAGATTCTCCTGCAAATAGAACCTCCCAGGCATTTTTTAACTAATggcctctttccccttcccaccccgcTCCCCAGCCACACTCCCGGCTGCTGGAGAAATACACATTCTATGCTGGACGCAGAAATTTTAACATTCCAAAGCTGCACCAGCCCCTTCATGGAGCAGGTCATATTGATAACTCTCTACAGCCTTGCTGACCAGTACGATCCCAGCCAACATGGGCTCTGCAATAGACTGACAGGAGGCACCTGGTTcactaaaataaagaaaatgtcaaaaaaaattacctcaactGGCTTGTTTATGTAAAAAGCTCCGATCAACTAGACGTGCGGTTACGAAAGAGCTTTGCTGAGGTCAGCTTCATTTCCGAGCTCAGTCATTTTGCTGTGAGTATTTATATGCCTTGAGGC comes from Pristis pectinata isolate sPriPec2 chromosome 21, sPriPec2.1.pri, whole genome shotgun sequence and encodes:
- the ptrh2 gene encoding peptidyl-tRNA hydrolase 2, mitochondrial isoform X2, whose translation is METLTTPLALGILAGIGSGLCLGWMVRRRFLGSLKSMPTVHNTVTETSVMGESGNYKMVLVVRNDLKMGKGKVAAQCSHAAVSAYRQLQIRNPDLLRQWEYCGQPKVVVKAPDEDSIMGLLMHAKELGLTISLIQDAGRTQIASGSRTVLGIGPASAELVDQVTGHLKLY
- the ptrh2 gene encoding peptidyl-tRNA hydrolase 2, mitochondrial isoform X1, coding for MRRGGLGLRRREPLLQVLQARSMETLTTPLALGILAGIGSGLCLGWMVRRRFLGSLKSMPTVHNTVTETSVMGESGNYKMVLVVRNDLKMGKGKVAAQCSHAAVSAYRQLQIRNPDLLRQWEYCGQPKVVVKAPDEDSIMGLLMHAKELGLTISLIQDAGRTQIASGSRTVLGIGPASAELVDQVTGHLKLY